From the Marivivens sp. LCG002 genome, the window GGTCTGTGGTTCCAAACTGATCTCGGAAAAGGCTGTCGAGATTACCTTTGATACTTTGATGAAGGCGTCGCGATCGGACGATCTTCCTCTGGTCGTGGATTTCTGGGCCCCTTGGTGCGGCCCGTGCCGCATGATGGCCCCCGAGTTTTCGAAAGCCGCAGGCGCGCTCAAAGGCAAGGCGAGGCTGGTCAAAGTGAACACCGAAGCCGAGCAAAAAGCAGGGGCGAAAT encodes:
- the trxC gene encoding thioredoxin TrxC, which codes for MSGLKVTCLDCGQVNRVPEDKLDAGPKCAVCGSKLISEKAVEITFDTLMKASRSDDLPLVVDFWAPWCGPCRMMAPEFSKAAGALKGKARLVKVNTEAEQKAGAKFGIRGIPTMVKFKGGREMKRQSGAVPANAIIAWSTT